One part of the Oceanihabitans sp. IOP_32 genome encodes these proteins:
- a CDS encoding cytochrome C oxidase subunit IV family protein, giving the protein MAEEAHKLEIFRGLIKFKSNKQKIWGVLILLSLVTAVEVILGIFKPTVLMTSFMGMSLLNWIFIILTIVKAYYITWDFMHMRDEARGLRRVVVFGTTFLILYIIFIILQDGGYIFNVLQDGFIKSDF; this is encoded by the coding sequence ATGGCTGAAGAAGCACATAAATTGGAAATATTTAGAGGTTTAATAAAATTTAAATCTAATAAACAGAAAATATGGGGCGTATTAATTCTGTTGTCTTTAGTAACAGCCGTAGAAGTAATTCTAGGGATATTTAAGCCCACTGTATTAATGACTAGTTTTATGGGGATGAGCCTTTTAAACTGGATATTTATTATTTTAACTATTGTGAAAGCCTACTATATCACATGGGATTTTATGCACATGCGGGATGAAGCAAGAGGCTTGAGACGAGTTGTTGTTTTTGGTACAACCTTTTTAATTTTGTATATAATTTTTATTATTCTTCAAGATGGTGGGTATATTTTTAATGTACTGCAAGATGGGTTTATCAAAAGTGATTTTTAA
- the cyoE gene encoding heme o synthase — translation MPTAISDFKEITKIRLALSVVFSSLAGYLLGAETLDLKTLVLLAFGGFFMVGASNAFNQIIEKDLDVLMSRTKNRPIPTGRMSVNTAFIIASVFTLLGVIILYSINKKTAMFGAISIFLYTCVYTPLKTKTPLAVFVGAIPGAIPFMLGWVAATDNFGIEPGTLFALQFFWQFPHFWAIGWFLFEDYKKGGFFMLPTGKQDKGTAVQVVMYTIWTLIISVIPVFGFTGALQLSIISAIIVFVLGLWMLYYAIRLFKLMTEKAAKQLMLVSVTYITLVQIVYVIDKFIR, via the coding sequence ATGCCTACAGCAATTTCAGATTTTAAAGAAATCACTAAAATTCGGTTGGCATTAAGCGTGGTGTTTTCATCGCTTGCTGGGTATTTATTAGGAGCGGAAACTTTAGATCTTAAAACACTTGTTTTGTTAGCTTTTGGCGGCTTTTTTATGGTTGGGGCGTCAAACGCTTTTAATCAAATTATTGAAAAAGATTTAGATGTTTTAATGAGCCGGACTAAAAATAGACCCATTCCTACAGGTCGAATGTCGGTGAACACTGCCTTTATAATTGCATCAGTTTTTACTTTACTCGGGGTTATTATTTTGTACAGTATCAACAAGAAAACGGCCATGTTTGGTGCGATATCCATATTTTTATACACTTGTGTTTATACGCCTTTAAAAACGAAAACACCGTTAGCCGTATTTGTTGGTGCTATTCCTGGTGCCATTCCATTTATGTTGGGTTGGGTGGCGGCTACAGATAATTTTGGGATAGAACCCGGAACTTTGTTTGCCTTACAGTTTTTTTGGCAATTTCCTCATTTTTGGGCTATAGGTTGGTTTTTGTTTGAAGATTATAAAAAAGGAGGCTTTTTTATGCTGCCTACGGGAAAGCAGGATAAAGGCACCGCGGTACAAGTTGTGATGTACACGATTTGGACACTCATTATTTCTGTAATTCCAGTATTTGGATTTACAGGAGCGTTGCAATTATCTATTATATCGGCTATTATTGTATTTGTTTTAGGCTTATGGATGTTGTATTACGCTATTCGTTTGTTTAAATTAATGACCGAGAAAGCAGCGAAACAACTTATGCTAGTTAGTGTAACTTATATAACATTGGTGCAAATAGTATATGTAATTGACAAATTTATTAGATAA
- a CDS encoding cytochrome c oxidase subunit 3 produces MSNAVANTGAEEKTWGGGNKPLKASYGKLMMWFFIASDALTFSGFLAAYGFSRFKYAEIWPIADDVFTHVPFIHGNYPMIFVAIMTFILIMSSVTMVLAVDAGHRMDKAKTTLYMFLTILGGFIFLSAQAYEWTTFIKGEYGAVGTHGGNIIQFVNTDGERVALKDFAIAEPSSRTRHESNIGVWFKDEKPLPSFTLGEVISGFEANPNLLVKTTYKDENGHKTVLSRSASLTELKTKGKNVVEGANLIQNEYGPTVFANYFFFITGFHGFHVTAGVILNIIIFFNVVIGTYERRNSYEMVEKVGLYWHFVDLVWVFVFTFFYLV; encoded by the coding sequence ATGAGTAATGCCGTTGCCAATACTGGAGCAGAAGAAAAAACTTGGGGAGGGGGTAATAAACCTCTAAAAGCTAGTTATGGTAAACTAATGATGTGGTTTTTTATTGCCTCAGACGCCTTAACGTTCTCTGGGTTTTTAGCAGCCTACGGATTTTCAAGATTTAAGTATGCTGAAATTTGGCCTATTGCAGATGATGTCTTTACACATGTTCCTTTTATTCATGGTAATTACCCCATGATTTTTGTGGCCATTATGACCTTTATATTAATTATGTCTTCTGTAACTATGGTTTTAGCTGTAGACGCTGGACATAGAATGGATAAGGCCAAAACGACCTTGTATATGTTTTTAACTATTCTGGGTGGTTTTATTTTTTTAAGTGCTCAAGCCTACGAATGGACAACTTTTATAAAAGGGGAGTATGGCGCTGTTGGAACCCATGGTGGAAATATTATACAGTTTGTAAATACCGATGGTGAACGTGTGGCTCTAAAAGATTTTGCTATAGCAGAACCTAGCAGTCGTACCCGGCATGAAAGTAATATAGGGGTTTGGTTTAAGGATGAGAAACCATTGCCAAGTTTTACTCTTGGTGAAGTGATTAGTGGTTTTGAAGCCAATCCAAATCTACTGGTAAAAACAACCTATAAGGATGAAAACGGTCACAAAACCGTATTGTCGAGAAGTGCCTCTTTAACAGAATTAAAAACCAAAGGCAAAAATGTGGTGGAAGGCGCAAATCTCATTCAAAACGAATACGGACCTACAGTATTTGCAAATTACTTCTTCTTTATTACGGGTTTTCATGGGTTTCACGTAACGGCGGGTGTGATTTTAAATATCATAATATTTTTTAACGTGGTCATTGGAACCTACGAGCGTAGAAATAGTTATGAGATGGTTGAAAAAGTTGGTTTGTATTGGCACTTTGTAGATTTGGTATGGGTGTTTGTATTTACATTTTTCTACTTGGTATAA
- a CDS encoding efflux RND transporter periplasmic adaptor subunit yields the protein MKKTVKIIFVIVAIIALAFVLKYFRDANSKGVIEYKTESPFYTSINTKAVATGKLNPEEEIELKPQISGIVDEILVEEGDIVKKGDLIAKIRVVPNEQSLVSAKSRISSSKLSFDNSKILYERNKALFEKGVISQQDIENSELSFNQSKEALRQAQNDYQIIKRGSISGGSSANTNIVAQIPGTILEIPVREGDQVIESNNFNAGTTIATIADMSVMIFEGKVDEAEVGKLEEGKEIRVLLGAINDKVFPAKLTFVAPKGQEESGAVQFTIKADVDIEPNVNIRAGYSANAEIDIESKDSVLAIREALLQYNRITEEPFVEILKEDGKFEKSNVTLGLSDGINVEITEGVEENDKVKVWNKASKDNEDDD from the coding sequence ATGAAAAAAACAGTAAAAATTATTTTTGTAATCGTTGCTATTATAGCACTAGCATTCGTTTTAAAATACTTTAGAGATGCTAACTCAAAAGGTGTGATAGAATACAAAACAGAGTCCCCTTTTTACACCTCAATTAACACAAAAGCGGTGGCTACTGGTAAATTAAATCCCGAAGAAGAAATTGAGTTAAAACCTCAAATCTCTGGCATAGTCGATGAAATACTGGTTGAGGAAGGCGATATTGTTAAAAAAGGCGACCTAATTGCTAAAATTAGAGTGGTTCCTAACGAGCAAAGTCTGGTAAGCGCAAAAAGTAGAATATCTTCCTCTAAACTGTCGTTCGATAATTCTAAAATTTTATATGAAAGAAATAAAGCGCTTTTTGAAAAAGGCGTTATCTCCCAGCAAGATATCGAAAATAGTGAGCTTTCATTTAATCAATCCAAAGAGGCCTTAAGGCAAGCACAAAACGATTATCAAATTATAAAACGGGGCTCAATCTCTGGCGGAAGCTCAGCAAATACTAATATTGTGGCTCAAATACCAGGGACTATTTTAGAAATCCCGGTTCGCGAAGGCGATCAAGTTATAGAAAGTAACAATTTTAATGCGGGTACAACCATTGCTACTATTGCAGATATGAGTGTTATGATTTTTGAAGGCAAAGTAGACGAGGCCGAAGTTGGTAAACTTGAAGAAGGTAAAGAAATTAGAGTATTACTGGGCGCTATTAACGACAAGGTATTTCCTGCAAAACTTACGTTTGTAGCACCTAAAGGTCAAGAAGAAAGTGGCGCTGTACAATTTACTATAAAGGCCGATGTCGACATCGAACCCAATGTGAACATTAGAGCAGGTTACAGTGCTAATGCCGAAATTGATATTGAAAGTAAAGATAGTGTTTTAGCAATTAGAGAAGCGCTATTGCAGTACAATAGAATAACCGAAGAGCCTTTTGTAGAAATACTAAAAGAAGATGGTAAATTTGAAAAAAGTAATGTTACACTGGGGTTATCCGATGGTATAAACGTAGAAATTACTGAAGGTGTTGAAGAAAATGATAAAGTTAAAGTGTGGAATAAAGCATCAAAAGACAATGAAGATGATGATTAA
- a CDS encoding heme-copper oxidase subunit III: MDLTQGTLEEKNNRAKKMMLWFGIVSLIMSFAGWTSAFVVSSSRPDWISDFKLPNAFIISTVIIVVSSGAFILAKKALKAGNTRATTTWLLATLALGVAFIVFQFKGFQQIIDLGYNFTGPTSNITMSYIYLIAVVHILHVAVGLICLLVVIYNQFKQKYSPDKMLGFELAATFWHFIDILWVYLFLFLYFVK, encoded by the coding sequence ATGGATTTAACACAAGGGACTTTAGAGGAGAAAAATAACAGAGCAAAAAAGATGATGCTTTGGTTTGGTATCGTATCGCTTATTATGTCGTTTGCAGGCTGGACAAGTGCTTTTGTGGTGAGTAGCTCCAGACCAGATTGGATTAGCGATTTTAAATTGCCCAATGCCTTTATAATAAGTACAGTTATTATTGTAGTTAGTAGTGGTGCATTTATTTTAGCCAAAAAAGCTTTAAAGGCTGGAAACACAAGAGCCACCACAACGTGGTTGCTGGCAACATTGGCACTGGGTGTTGCTTTTATTGTTTTTCAATTTAAAGGGTTTCAACAAATTATAGATTTGGGCTATAATTTTACAGGGCCAACAAGTAATATTACCATGTCTTACATCTATTTAATAGCTGTAGTACATATTTTGCACGTTGCGGTTGGTTTGATTTGTTTATTGGTTGTTATTTATAATCAATTTAAACAAAAGTATAGTCCAGATAAAATGTTAGGCTTCGAATTAGCAGCAACTTTCTGGCATTTTATAGATATACTCTGGGTATATCTATTTTTGTTTTTGTATTTTGTTAAATAA
- a CDS encoding ABC transporter permease has product MFDIDLWREIFQSINKNRVRSLLSGFTVAFAILLFTILFGIANGLQNTFQEAFADDATNSIFIRSGQTTKAHKGLQAGRQIQFKNEDLEYIKDDFGDKVEFITARLYRNVQASFRNEQNSYSLRAVHPDHQFLEKTQIKEGRYINQNDLKNRTKVVIIGRLVEEDLFLKTTALGKYINLDGIQYKVVGIFTDDGNDNEERIVYMPITTAQHLYGNNDYIDQINLTYNPEMNYNQALAFSSLLTRKLKDRFSVASSDQRAIRVRNMAEGSKQIDAMTGGLTVIILVIGFGTLIAGVVGVSNIMIFIVKERTKEIGIRKALGASPRSIVAIILLESILITAIAGYVGLILGVGVLELVGPSLETYFIKNPSVSNSLVIGATLTLITAGAIAGYLPAKKASQIKPIVALRND; this is encoded by the coding sequence ATGTTTGATATAGACCTTTGGCGCGAAATATTTCAGAGTATTAATAAAAACAGAGTCAGAAGCTTGTTGTCTGGCTTTACTGTGGCCTTTGCTATATTGTTATTTACCATTCTTTTTGGTATAGCTAACGGATTGCAAAACACATTTCAAGAGGCTTTTGCTGATGATGCTACAAACTCCATATTTATACGTTCTGGCCAAACTACTAAAGCCCATAAAGGCTTGCAAGCTGGAAGACAAATTCAATTTAAAAACGAAGATTTAGAGTATATAAAAGACGACTTTGGCGATAAAGTGGAATTTATAACCGCGAGACTGTACAGAAACGTCCAGGCCTCTTTTCGAAACGAACAAAACAGTTACAGCTTAAGAGCGGTTCATCCCGATCATCAGTTTTTAGAAAAAACACAGATAAAAGAAGGACGATACATCAATCAAAACGATTTAAAAAATAGGACTAAAGTCGTTATAATTGGTCGTTTGGTAGAAGAAGACCTGTTTTTAAAAACTACAGCCTTAGGTAAATATATAAATCTGGACGGGATACAATACAAAGTTGTTGGAATTTTCACAGACGATGGCAACGATAATGAAGAGCGCATAGTGTATATGCCTATAACAACCGCACAGCATTTATATGGCAATAACGATTATATAGACCAAATAAACCTCACTTATAATCCAGAGATGAATTATAATCAAGCTTTGGCATTTAGCAGTTTATTAACTAGAAAGTTAAAGGACCGTTTCTCTGTGGCTAGTAGTGATCAGCGTGCCATTAGAGTTCGTAATATGGCCGAGGGATCAAAGCAAATTGATGCTATGACTGGTGGATTAACTGTAATCATTTTGGTCATTGGTTTTGGAACCTTAATAGCCGGTGTGGTTGGGGTGAGTAATATCATGATTTTTATTGTAAAAGAGCGCACAAAAGAAATTGGTATTCGTAAAGCTTTAGGTGCGTCGCCAAGATCTATAGTCGCCATCATTTTATTAGAGTCTATTTTAATAACAGCCATAGCGGGTTATGTGGGGTTAATATTAGGAGTTGGAGTTTTAGAACTCGTTGGCCCTAGTTTAGAAACCTATTTTATAAAAAACCCCAGCGTAAGCAATAGTCTTGTAATTGGAGCAACACTTACCTTAATTACAGCGGGTGCTATTGCAGGATATTTACCAGCAAAAAAAGCATCACAAATAAAACCTATTGTAGCATTAAGAAACGATTAA
- a CDS encoding SCO family protein: MSKKTNYSYIGIAFIILVFGIIFVPKIIDRITNNDVIRQESRSDFAVGNKTSTSNLVFIEINGEAKKVPEFSFTNQHGKTITNKDYEGMVYVIEFFFSTCPTICPRMNANLVHIQNTFEGFEDFGLASFTINPKYDTPEVLKDYADQYGVTNPNWHFLTGDQETIYKLANEGFNLYTGENEEAAGGFEHSGNFALIDKNGFIRSRIDKFGNPIIYYRGIASIEEKFDEDGAEEQISALKADIKKLLSE; encoded by the coding sequence ATGAGCAAAAAAACAAATTATTCATACATTGGGATAGCATTTATTATCCTTGTATTTGGGATTATTTTTGTACCCAAAATAATAGATAGAATTACTAATAACGATGTGATACGCCAAGAAAGTAGAAGCGATTTTGCGGTTGGTAATAAAACATCAACTTCCAATTTAGTTTTTATAGAAATTAATGGTGAGGCAAAAAAAGTGCCCGAGTTTTCATTTACAAATCAACACGGAAAAACCATAACTAATAAAGATTACGAGGGTATGGTTTATGTGATAGAATTTTTCTTTTCAACCTGTCCAACCATTTGTCCGCGAATGAATGCCAATCTGGTTCATATCCAAAATACCTTTGAAGGTTTTGAAGATTTTGGCTTGGCATCATTCACTATAAACCCCAAGTACGATACGCCAGAAGTTCTTAAGGATTATGCAGACCAATACGGTGTAACAAACCCTAACTGGCACTTTTTAACTGGCGACCAAGAGACTATTTACAAATTAGCAAATGAAGGCTTTAATTTATACACTGGCGAAAATGAAGAGGCAGCGGGAGGTTTCGAGCATTCAGGTAATTTTGCTTTAATTGACAAAAATGGTTTTATCCGCTCTAGAATCGACAAGTTTGGAAACCCTATAATTTATTACCGCGGTATCGCCTCTATAGAAGAGAAATTCGATGAAGATGGCGCAGAAGAACAAATAAGTGCACTAAAGGCCGATATTAAAAAATTATTAAGCGAGTAA
- a CDS encoding ABC transporter ATP-binding protein: protein MLKISQLHKSYPIGDSSLHVLKGIDLNVDEGEMVAIMGSSGSGKSTLLNIIGMLDEADEGEYILDGLPIKDLTEKKAAVYRNKFLGFIFQSFNLINYKTAIENVALPLYYQGMKRKQRLELGMFHLGKVGLADWSHHLPKELSGGQKQRVAIARALAANPKLLLADEPTGALDTTTSYEIMAFIQQLNDEGKTILMVTHEEDIANMCKRIVRLRDGVIMEDKKVEQVRAEQYV from the coding sequence ATGTTAAAAATTAGTCAGCTTCATAAATCCTATCCTATAGGCGATTCTAGTTTGCATGTATTAAAAGGTATAGACCTCAATGTTGACGAAGGCGAAATGGTTGCCATAATGGGCTCTTCAGGATCTGGAAAATCTACATTACTCAATATTATTGGGATGCTAGATGAGGCCGACGAAGGTGAGTACATACTAGATGGATTGCCAATAAAAGACCTTACCGAGAAAAAAGCAGCCGTTTACAGAAACAAGTTTTTAGGATTTATCTTTCAATCCTTTAATCTCATCAATTACAAAACAGCAATCGAAAATGTGGCGCTTCCCCTGTATTATCAAGGTATGAAACGTAAACAACGTTTGGAGCTAGGCATGTTTCATTTAGGAAAAGTGGGTTTAGCAGATTGGTCGCATCATTTACCAAAAGAGTTATCTGGAGGGCAAAAACAACGTGTCGCCATTGCGAGGGCTTTGGCAGCAAACCCTAAATTATTATTAGCCGATGAGCCTACGGGTGCTTTAGATACCACGACTTCGTATGAGATTATGGCCTTTATCCAACAATTAAACGACGAAGGTAAAACCATACTAATGGTAACCCATGAAGAAGATATTGCAAACATGTGTAAACGTATTGTAAGATTGCGCGATGGGGTCATCATGGAAGATAAAAAAGTTGAACAGGTAAGGGCAGAACAGTATGTTTGA
- a CDS encoding efflux RND transporter periplasmic adaptor subunit, which produces MKQTMNQDAAAAAKANVSAAQVEVNKLKPLVEKNIISSVQLETAKAKLQQTQSAYNSMVSNISYGTIKSPVNGYVGEIRLRKGALVSPSNQMPLTTVSDISNVYAYFSMNESAYLDFLENAKGTSKEEKIKNLAEVTLILANGSEYASKGKIETINSQINRQTGTIAFRAQFDNSNGILNNGSSGIIKVPTVYKDVLVIPQSATFENQNSRYVYTVKKDSSHSAVAHSKAISIKDQSGNLFIINGGLKKEETIVVSGIGKLRDGVPILPQQTDFDSITRPIKTEFK; this is translated from the coding sequence TTGAAACAAACGATGAACCAAGATGCTGCTGCTGCTGCTAAAGCGAATGTAAGCGCTGCCCAGGTGGAAGTAAACAAACTAAAACCTTTGGTGGAAAAAAACATAATTAGCTCGGTACAATTAGAAACGGCAAAAGCCAAATTACAACAAACACAAAGTGCGTACAACAGTATGGTTTCTAACATTAGCTATGGCACCATAAAAAGTCCAGTAAATGGCTATGTTGGTGAGATTCGATTGAGAAAAGGAGCTTTGGTAAGTCCTTCTAACCAGATGCCTTTAACGACTGTTTCAGACATCAGTAATGTTTACGCATACTTTTCAATGAACGAAAGTGCATACCTCGATTTCCTAGAAAATGCAAAAGGAACTTCAAAGGAAGAAAAAATTAAAAACCTTGCCGAAGTTACTTTAATTCTTGCCAATGGAAGCGAATACGCCTCTAAAGGCAAAATTGAAACAATAAACTCACAAATTAACAGACAAACAGGAACGATAGCCTTCAGAGCACAATTCGATAACTCTAACGGGATTTTAAATAACGGCAGTAGCGGGATCATAAAAGTTCCAACCGTTTATAAAGATGTTTTGGTGATACCGCAATCGGCAACCTTCGAAAACCAGAATAGCAGATACGTTTACACTGTAAAAAAAGATTCCAGTCATAGTGCCGTAGCGCATTCTAAAGCTATTTCCATAAAAGATCAAAGCGGCAATCTATTTATTATTAATGGGGGCTTAAAAAAGGAAGAAACCATAGTAGTTTCTGGCATCGGTAAATTGCGAGATGGCGTGCCTATCTTACCTCAACAAACAGATTTTGACAGCATCACTAGACCTATAAAAACAGAATTTAAATAA
- a CDS encoding MarR family transcriptional regulator, translated as MQLSQKKKELIEEVGIYLEERANLSPLASRIYALLILSCHEGLSFDAIVKGMQASKSSISSNINVLLQLGYIEFYTRHGDRKRYFRTSDSYLKNTLEQQAHLLKKSLKIIAKINHFNEHFNSEKFKKEQTISNLYETLLKDQLTKINETLIDFKKIKNQA; from the coding sequence ATGCAACTATCTCAAAAGAAAAAAGAACTCATAGAAGAGGTAGGCATATATTTGGAGGAACGCGCCAATCTTTCGCCTTTGGCTTCAAGAATATATGCTCTACTTATTTTATCGTGTCATGAAGGCTTGAGTTTTGATGCCATTGTTAAAGGTATGCAAGCGAGCAAAAGCTCCATATCTAGCAACATAAATGTACTATTGCAACTGGGCTATATAGAGTTTTACACAAGACATGGCGACAGAAAGCGCTATTTCAGAACATCAGATTCCTACCTAAAAAATACTTTAGAGCAACAGGCTCATCTTTTAAAAAAATCACTTAAAATCATTGCTAAAATAAATCACTTTAATGAGCATTTTAATTCTGAAAAGTTTAAAAAAGAGCAAACCATTAGCAATTTATATGAAACTCTTTTAAAAGACCAATTAACCAAAATAAATGAGACTTTAATCGATTTTAAAAAAATAAAAAACCAAGCCTAA
- a CDS encoding ABC transporter permease has translation MFKFLFARDTWQEVYDSFSKNKLRSILTMVGVWWGILLLIGLLGSAKGLENSFNRLFGSFATNSVFVWGQSTSKPFKGFQEGKQVQLTLTDAKKVEQNVNGIEFVVPRNQTQAQVVRKFLSGNFSVNGDYPLLDKVQKKKLIHGRFINQNDIDDNKKTVVISEEIYKQLFDKDEEVIGEYIQINNINFMVVGMFENGNVNMGPTSDIHIPFTTFQQIYNQGNQIGWMMITGKPEFDIKQIEEDAKLLLKNLNSIHPNDKRAFGSFNLGNEFAKITGFLTGMQFLTWFVGIATLIAGVFAIGNILLITVKERTKEIGVRRALGATPFEIKRQIVVEAVFLTLVAGLFGIISGGWILIALDAAFGQGPDATIVNASVSIAVVFIALIILVVLGTLIGLIPAFKATSVKPIDALREE, from the coding sequence ATGTTTAAATTTTTATTCGCAAGAGACACCTGGCAAGAAGTGTACGACAGCTTTAGTAAAAATAAGCTTAGGTCTATACTTACTATGGTTGGTGTATGGTGGGGTATTTTACTGCTAATAGGCTTGTTGGGCTCTGCAAAAGGTTTAGAAAACTCTTTTAATAGATTATTTGGAAGTTTTGCAACCAACAGTGTTTTTGTTTGGGGGCAAAGTACTAGTAAGCCCTTTAAAGGCTTTCAAGAAGGAAAACAGGTGCAATTAACCTTGACTGATGCTAAAAAAGTCGAGCAAAATGTTAACGGAATAGAGTTTGTAGTACCTAGAAATCAAACCCAAGCCCAAGTGGTTAGAAAATTCCTCTCTGGTAACTTTAGTGTTAATGGCGATTATCCCTTATTAGATAAAGTTCAGAAGAAGAAATTAATTCACGGCCGTTTTATTAACCAAAATGATATTGATGATAACAAAAAAACCGTTGTCATTTCAGAAGAAATCTACAAACAACTCTTTGATAAAGACGAAGAGGTTATTGGTGAATACATACAAATTAACAATATAAATTTTATGGTTGTTGGTATGTTTGAAAACGGAAATGTAAACATGGGGCCAACCTCCGATATTCATATCCCCTTTACCACTTTTCAGCAAATATACAATCAAGGGAACCAAATTGGCTGGATGATGATAACTGGTAAACCCGAGTTCGACATCAAACAAATTGAAGAGGACGCGAAGCTCCTACTCAAAAACTTAAACAGCATTCATCCTAACGATAAACGCGCTTTTGGTAGCTTTAATTTGGGTAATGAGTTTGCTAAAATCACGGGTTTTTTAACAGGTATGCAGTTTTTAACATGGTTTGTAGGTATTGCAACTTTAATTGCTGGGGTTTTTGCTATTGGTAATATTTTATTAATTACCGTAAAAGAACGCACCAAAGAAATTGGTGTACGGCGTGCTTTAGGAGCAACACCATTCGAAATAAAAAGGCAAATTGTGGTCGAGGCTGTATTTTTAACCCTTGTTGCTGGTTTATTCGGGATTATCTCGGGCGGATGGATTTTAATAGCCTTAGATGCCGCCTTTGGTCAAGGTCCAGATGCCACCATAGTAAACGCATCTGTATCCATAGCTGTGGTATTTATAGCTTTAATAATTTTAGTAGTTTTGGGTACTTTAATAGGATTAATTCCGGCGTTTAAAGCCACAAGTGTTAAACCAATAGATGCCTTACGAGAAGAGTAA
- a CDS encoding biotin/lipoyl-binding protein gives MNTISKNFIPLLLLLVITACGNDEASSNTTNQPSAMALPVVNVPTKTVTTYKAYPARIEGVVNSEVRAKISGYITDVLVDEGQKVRKGQTLFRIETNDEPRCCCCC, from the coding sequence ATGAATACCATATCAAAAAACTTTATCCCTTTACTATTACTTCTTGTTATAACTGCTTGCGGAAACGACGAAGCATCTTCAAATACAACTAACCAACCAAGCGCAATGGCCTTGCCAGTAGTAAATGTGCCCACAAAAACCGTAACCACATATAAAGCCTATCCCGCACGAATTGAAGGTGTTGTTAACAGCGAAGTACGTGCTAAAATATCGGGATACATTACAGATGTTTTAGTAGACGAAGGCCAAAAGGTACGTAAAGGACAAACCTTATTTAGAATTGAAACAAACGATGAACCAAGATGCTGCTGCTGCTGCTAA
- a CDS encoding DUF420 domain-containing protein, whose product MNNEKPILDATKYNKIIVVLSIIIPIVVAALFSVKIPNVEPLSFLPPIYATINAITAIILVMGVIAIKNKNIKLHENLMKIAIACSVLFLLMYVAYHMTSDSTKFGGEGTIKYIYYFILLTHIILSVAVIPFVLITYVRAITNNFEKHKKIAKITFPLWLYVAVSGVVVYIMISPYYT is encoded by the coding sequence ATGAATAATGAGAAACCTATTTTAGACGCCACCAAATACAATAAAATTATAGTTGTACTATCTATTATTATACCTATTGTGGTCGCGGCTTTGTTTAGCGTTAAAATCCCGAATGTAGAACCTTTAAGTTTTTTACCACCCATTTACGCTACCATTAATGCGATAACAGCTATTATTTTAGTGATGGGTGTTATTGCGATTAAAAACAAAAACATTAAGCTACACGAGAATTTGATGAAAATCGCCATCGCGTGTTCAGTGCTTTTTTTACTTATGTATGTGGCTTATCACATGACTAGCGATTCTACAAAATTTGGAGGCGAGGGTACAATAAAATACATCTATTATTTTATATTGTTAACGCATATTATATTGTCGGTTGCGGTAATTCCATTTGTATTAATTACTTATGTAAGAGCTATTACCAATAATTTTGAGAAACATAAAAAAATAGCAAAAATCACCTTTCCGCTATGGCTTTATGTGGCCGTATCGGGAGTTGTTGTTTATATTATGATTTCGCCTTACTATACATAG